The nucleotide sequence AGGATTTGATACAGTCACTGGCAGctgccagggtggtctccatggCCATGCCACAGCCCACTGCATCAGTCAGGATGCAGGCAGGAGGCCGATGGATTGTCAGAGGGTTTCACTGAAGGGAGTTTAGTGAAGGGACTTTTCAGAGGGTCATGGAAGCCACAGCAAAAAGTGAAGCATCAGTGACTAGCAACAGGGACAGCTATCACCACccctgaacctaggaggcaatGGGAGGGAACCAGGAGAGAATCAGAGCCTTGGAAGAGGGGCTGCCTAAAGAACACAGTCATGGCCAGGCCctggatggtgtgtgtgtgtgtgtgtgtgtgtggtatacacatgtatatgcaaATACCCAGACCCCTCATTCCTCCCCTCACTGCAGTATCCCGCTGTTGCCTCCCATAAGCCAAACCCACACAGAagctgaagaggaaggaagaagaggaagggtggtgtcgaactcctatcctcaagtgatcttccttcctcagcctcccaaagctgagGAAGGGGTAAGGTCTGGTGAGGCCAGCCTCCTGGGTCAGAGTTGGTCAGAGAAGGTTGGAGAAGGATCAAGAGGGCGTCAAGTGGAGAACAGCAGTAGAGCCTTGCGGGCTGGACATGGCTTGACTCCATGTCTGTGGAGCCTGGCGGGGTGACCAGGGGACACTGAGACCTTTGTCTCCCACAGCCGCTACGTCCTCCACATCCAAGGCAGCCAGGGCATCGGCAGCCCTGGGGAGATCCGctggaacctctgcctctgcctgctgCTGGCCTGGGTCATCGTGTTCCTCTGTATCCTCAAGGGTGTGAAGTCTTCGGGCAAGGTGAAGCCTGGGAGGCCCCAGAGGCCTGAGGGACTGGATGGGgtgaaggcttcctggagaaggcaGGGCATGGACTGAGCATGAGAAGATGAAGAGACTTCGgctgggaagaggggaagggagagagccTTGAGACTGGGGGATGAGGGCTGCTTGAAGAGAGACATGGAGGTGAGGACGCACGGGGGCAAGGCTGCTTTACTAGACTGGAAGCTCACCAAGGCAGGGTCTACATTCAGCTGTGTCCTGACCCAGTGCTTGGCACTTTGAATGAGCTCAGCAAGAGTTTGTTGAACACTTAGAGGGTGAGTACGTGAGTTAGGGGGCTCTTTGTGATGCAGGTGACCAGAACCCAGTTATCACACTCAGTTGGAAAGTCCAGAGGGTGTGCTTCAGGCACAGCTGGGTCTAGGGGTTCAATCAGTGTCATCAGGAAGCTGGTTCTCTGGGTCTGTCAGTAGTGCTTCCTTCCAGGATGGCTTCCTTCTGAGGCTTCATTCTTCATGAGGTCACCCTAGCAGCTCTAGGCGTACATCTAAGCTTGGTAAAGGGTTGTCTTTCcccagtttgcaaatattttagaattGAGTCTCATTGGATGAGCAGGGCTGTGCACCCATCCCTAAATTAATCCCTGTGGCCAGGAGGATGGAATGcttttcttggctgggcgtgggtCATGTATCCACCCCTGGAGCTGGGAATGGAGTCAGCTCCATGGTGGGAAAGTCAGGTACGGTTATCTGAAAAAGGTAAACTAGAGACTGGAAGACAAAGCCACGGATGTCTACTTTAGGTGATGAAGGGGTGGAAAGGACAATAAAGCCATTTTGAAAAAACTCGGGGCCGGaggtggtggctcaagcctgtaatcctagcactttgggaagccgaggtgggtggatcacctgaggtcaggaattcaagaccagcctggccaacatggtgaaaccctgtctctactaaaaatacaaaaattagctgggcatgatggcaggtgcctgtaatcccagctactcgggaggctgagacaggagaatcgcttgaacctgggagacggtagttgcagtgagccaagattgtgccactgcactccagcctgggaggctgagtgagactccgtctcagaaaaaaaaaaaaagaaaaactcagaaacCTTCAGGATGGCTTGCCCAATCATTGGTAAATCAGAACTTGTTTCCTCTGCAAGATGCAGACAATACCAGAAGTATCATTTACAAGGAACAGAGCCATTTAAGACAAAAAAGACAGGGTAGAAACCatatagaaagagagaagaggttATGGTCAAAGCCAAGGCAGTGAGGACGCTGAGACTTGATGGTGTTTGCTGAAGGGGTGGCTGGAAGtttgggaaaagaaggaaagagggaggagtgAGTTTGGGAATGTTGAATGTCTGAGGATGATGCAGAGTGAGTTTGCAGGGGCAGGGAGTGGACACGGGGAGGAGGAGGCTTTTATAACCAACAATGGCGGCCTGGACCAGGGGCTGCAGTGGACATGGCCTTGGGAAGCAAGGTGGTGGTGCTTTGCCGATGCTGGGTGtgtgaagggaggagggaagcctCCAGGATGAAGGCCGGTTCCTGGCTGGGGCTACCCAAAGGCTGGGGAGGCAAGTGACACAGATGAGTTTACAAGGAATGGCACTGAGTGAAGGTCCCCGATGCCATCAGCTCGTCACTTATCATCTCTCAGGTGGTGTATTTCACGGCCACGTTCCCCTACCTCATCCTGCTCATGCTGCTGGTCCGTGGAGTCACCCTCCCAGGGGCCTGGAAGGGCATCCAGTTCTATCTCACCCCCCAGTTCCACCACCTGTTGTCTTCCAAGGTGAGCCCCTCCGGGCGGGGTGCAGAGGGAGGGGCCAGGCCTGAGCTGGAGAGTGGAAAGAGGGCTCCCTGGGACACCGCAGTACCAGGCACTCTGCTCAGCCCTTCTTgcgtcttttttatttattattattgttatttttttctatttttaaattgataggtaaaattttatgtatttatcatgtacaacatgatgttttgaagcatATGTACCTGGGGGAActgttaaatctagctaattagcatatgtattatctcacataattatcatttttgtagtgagaacacttaacatcCACTCTCTTAGCATTCtccaagaatacaatatattgtcACTAACTGCATATTAtacttcatttattattattaacaatcaTGTAAAcactatcctcattttacagaggaataaactgaggctcaaaagggTTCTTATTAAGCTTAAGGTCATACAGCTAGGGGATCGCAGAACAGGGATCCCAGCCCAGATTTGTGTGACTGTAAACCCCAAGGAGGGCATTAGTGACGATGGTGATAACAATGGTACTGACAgctaatgttaatatttattgactggGGACTGTGCCTGACCTTGCCCTAGTGTTTTACATGCACGTGTGTAGTGATTTAACCCACCCTCCTCCCATGAAGTAGGCACTATTCCTATCCCCTCGTTACAGATAGGGATCCTGCGGTCCAGAGGGGTGACCTGGCTTGTTCAGGCTGCACAGCTAGAAAATGGTGAAGCTGGGGTCCAAATCCAGGTGCCAGGATTCCAGAAAGGAAGTAAAAGGGTTATGCAGGCTTACTGCCAATACAAATCTCCTGCACACTTTACATTAGGCTCTGTGTCCTTCAGAACTGGACCAAGCTTAGAGACCATCTTCTAGATCCTGGGTGGGAAACTGAAGCCCGCGGAAGGGAAGGGACTTGCCCATGTCCCACCGTGGAAGTGTTGGGGGAGGCTTTGCTCCTGGTCCACGTCACTTGTGAGCCAGGCTCATGACCACGCCATCCCTCGTGACCACGCCATCCCTGGAGCTGTCACACCGTCTTCATTCACTGCCTTCCTTCTCTGTCCTTGACCATCCGCACACCCTCCCTTTCCATCCTTCCTGGCACAGGTGTGGATTGAAGCTGCTCTTCAGATCTTCTATTCCCTGGGTGTGGGCTTCGGGGGGCTCCTCACCTTTGCCTCCTACAACACGTTTCACCAGAACATCTATAGGTCAGTGTCCCACAGCCTCCCAGACCCTGGGGTCCAAAGCAGGGAGGAGAGTGGCTGGCCAGGGAGGGCCTCAGAGATTGAAAGGAAGGCCCACTCACCCTGGCCCGCACCTGGACTTCTTCTGGTAGAGACACTTTCATCGTCACTCTGGGCAACGCCATCACCAGCatcctggctggctttgccatctTCTCCGTGCTGGGCTACATGTCTCAGGAGCTGGGCGTGCCTGTGGACCAAGTAGCCAAAGCAGGTGGGCAGGCTGCCAGGCCTCAGTGGGGTGAGCATGTGTgttgggtagagatggggctgGGCCAGTGGACCAGCAAGATTATGgatgggggccaggcgcggtggctcacgcctgtgatcccagcactttgggaggccaaggtgggcggatcgcttgaggtcaggagttcgagaccagcctggtcaacctggtgagtcccagtgtctactaaaaatacaaaaagtagctgggtgtggtggcacatgcctgtaatcccagtactcaggaggctgaggcaggagaattgcttgaacccaggaggtggaggtttcaatgagccaagattgggtcactgcactctagcatgggcaacagagcaagactccgcctcaaaaaaaaaaaaaaaaaagattgtggatGGGTATgtcatgtgtgtgcatatgcacacatgtacGTGCAAAGGAACATGTCCTAGCTGGTCTCTGGTGGTCCATGTGCAAGGGGATGGGTGAGCAAACGAGTGTGCATTAACCCATGTCTGGAGGCAAATGAGTTTCTGTGCAAAATTGTCACGTTTTGTGCTTTGGTTGCACAAATAAGTCGTATTGTGTGTGGAGGTGTCTATGTGCAAGTGAAAAGGGTGAGAATGATCTTGTGAATCACTGTGTCTTTTGCCAGTGGATGCATGTAAATGTGTGTGTTAGTGGGGTTATTTGTACCAATAATTGTATACATAAGTATATTTCAATGAAGTTTTATATTGGGGTCTTGTGTTTGTTTATCAACCTATGTTTATCGAGCACCTACAGTGTGCTGGCGTAGGTCCTGGGAGTTAAGGAAGTGTCAGAGGGTGCATTTAAGTGGGCATCTCTGGGTTAGGCGAAACAAATGGCCCAAATGAGTGTAAGTGGccgtgtgtgtctgagtgtgcgTATGGGAGCCCACCGCATGACCCAAGCTGCTGACCCCGTGTGCCCCTGGCCCAGGCCCTGGCCTGGCCTTTGTCGTCTACCCACAGGCCATGACCATGCTGCCTCTGTCACCCTTCTggtccttcctcttcttcttcatgCTTCTGACTCTCGGCCTAGACAGCCAGGTGAGTCTCGTCTGTGGCAGCAGGcaccccgtgtgtgtgtgtgtgtgtgtgtgtgtgtgtgtgtgtgtgtgtggtggggataGAATTctgacccccagcccctcctctctcctcagtTTGCTTTTCTGGAAACCATTGTGACAGCTGTGACAGATGAGTTCCCATACTACCTGCGGCCCAAGAAGGCAGTGTTCTCAGGGCTCATCTGCGTGGCCATGTACCTGATGGGGCTGATCCTCACCACTGATGTGAGTGGCGCTGCAGGGAGGATGGCAGGTGGGCGGGACAAGGGCAGATGCCTGCAACGAGATCTCTGGCCCAGCTGAGCACTTGCTGGGCCCCCTCCATCTTCCTCTTTGCAAAGAACCCAGTCCCTCCCCGGCCCTATCTCCCAAGGGAGGCAGTTTGGCCTTGTGATCCAGAGTCCTGGCTGTGGAGATTTCGTCTGCAAGATCTGGGTTCAAACCTGACTCCTGCACTTGCTGAGGGGGCTTCAGGATAAATGATTTCCCCTCCCTGAGACTGtttttccttatcagtaaaaGGAGGGTTCTATAATAGACGGCTGTCTTGGGACTCAGATAAGACAAGGCCTAGAAGGGCTGGGCTGGCAGCCAGTGGTCACCCTGTCATCTTGTGTTCCCTGTCAGCATGGCTGCTTCCTGCTCACTTCTTGCCAGGAGAAGGGGCTGCAGCAGAGAGCGAGGCCCAGGAAGGGGACACCAGAACTGTGCTTGTGTTTTAGGGGGGCATGTACTGGCTGGTCCTTCTGGATGACTACAGCGCCAGCTTCGGGCTGATGGTGGTGGTTATCACCACGTGCCTTGCCGTGACACGGGTGTATGGTGAGAAGAGCCGTGGGAGGCGGAGTCGAGCTCTCCGCAGTGGGAGAATGGGAGTCTACCCTGGGGAGCCCCAGTACCTGGGTCCCTGGTCCCAAGGGCCAGGGTTTCCAGTGGGGGCAGCTGGGGTAGAGGAGGGGCTGCTGGCGCTTGTGGGGCCGGCGGGTGGGGccattcctcctcccctcccctgtgcAGGCATTCAGAGATTCTGCCGAGACATCCACATGATGCTGGGCTTCAAGCCGGGCCTCTACTTCAGGGCCTGCTGGCTGTTCCTGTCCCCAGCCACGCTCTTGGTAACTGGGGAGGGCGGGAGGGTTTCTGGCTGGGGCCCCAGAACTGAGAGCGGGAGTCCCCTCTGCACGTTCAGTCTGGTAGGGCCACCCTGGCCCGCAGTGGAGGGCTGTGGGGTGGCCACCAGAATCCTAGTCCATCCCCTCCCCTGATGTTCCCAGCTTCTGTAGCTGTGCTGGGCCTGGCCCTAGTTCAGTTGGTTAaatgggtgggtctttcccagGACCCAGGGCCTCAGGATTGGAGCCTTTAGGCTGTGATTTCTGTCTTGGGGTTAGAGCAGCTAAGGGTTTGGGGTGCTTCAGAACTGTGCTGCTGCAGGCCCTGGTGTTGGGTCAGCTTCGAGCTGGGCTGGCTCAAGCCCTGCAAAGGCTCCAGAGATGGACCACTTCAGGTTCCGGTACAGCTTAGGATCCTGGGTAGCTCTGGGCTGGACTGTCTCAGGCCTTGGGCTGGCACTAGGCTGGGCTACCTCGGGCCTTAAGGCGGTTTAGACAAAAGCCCGCAGTGATGCTGGGAGTCCCCACTCTGCAGGCCCTGCTGGTGTATAGCATCGTCAAGTACCAGCCCTCGGAGTATGGCAGTTACCGCTTCCCGCCCTGGGCTGAGCTGCTGGGCATCCTGATGGGCCTGCTGTCCTGCCTCATGATCCCAGCTGGCATGCTGGTGGCTGTGCTTCGAGAAGAGGGCTCACTCTGGGAGGTGAGTCTGCCCACCCTGTCCACTCTCAGCCTTCCTGACCTGTGGCCTGACCCTAGGTCCCCCTGCTAGAACAGAAAACATATGCACCCACGCCTTATCCAGCTTCTTTCAGCCTGAGGAGACTTGCCTGGGCTGAGGCAGATTCAGGGGCTGGAGTCCTGCCCTGTGGCACTTTGTACCACATGAAGCCTTAGGGGAGTGGGTGGCACAATCTAAAGACCACTGTTAACCAGGGACTGGCCCCAGGTCCCACCGTGGGTTGGGGGTGTGTCAGGTCTTGAACTCAGGTCACCAGCCCAGAGCTTGCTTCTGGAACTCAGGGTCAAGTGGCGACAGTGAGGGACCCCAGAGGGCAGGCTATCACCCTACTCCTGTGCCCAGGAGTCCTGCTGTGTCCCACTGGTGGCCCGGGATAGAATGATGGTGTGAGCCCTGCCCACGCCTAGGGTTTTGGGGAGGGACTCAGACAAACGTAGAGAGTGCACTCTGCCACAGGGTCTGAGGCCTTGGAAGAGAGGAGTAGTGACCCTTTGTGGGCCAGCAGAAGTGGTGTGGTCTGAGCCTCACTGCACCCTCTGAACACTGAGGCCAGCACTTCCGCCGCCGCTGGTGTGGAGTCCTCCGGTGGCAAGAGGCCATCATAATGAATGCAGCTTTAGTGAGCCCGATGGATGGCATCCAGAGAGAGCCTGGAGGCACCCACAACATACACATCCCACCAGAAGTGTGCTGGAGCCAGCTAGCACTGGTTCATCCTTAAATATTCAGGAATGTGTGAGCTAGGTGTTCAACCATTGGTAGCTAGGAATTGgcaatggtggagatatttacaccacagaaaatGGCTACAAAGCGGGCCTCCATTGCACCCCACCCCACAGTCTGCTTACCAGCACACTACTGCCTCTCCTCCACTTCCCCCGTGTAGCTCCTGCCCCTCAGCTCCCCCACCACAAGGCTCCACCTGCAGGGGTTGCTCAGGAGGCAGAAATGGTTTATGCCTCCCCCATCCTGCTGCCAGACCACAGGGGCACCCTGGAGTCTAGCCTCTGCACTGCCTCCAattgctgtgtgacttggggcaaactccttcccttctctgaacctcaggaGCTCCACCTCTGCTCCTTGCTTGAGAGCCAGGGTACCTgcaaagggagggaagagaggggagtTGCTCAGGGGGGAGGCTCCAGCTCCCAGGAAGCTCATGGTCCCCAAGCCTTGCTAATGAGCCACTAGGAATGCTGGGCTCTCCAGCAGTCACCACCGCCCCGCTGCCCTGCTGCCCTGTCCCACAGCCAGGTGGAAGGGGCATGTTTTGGGGGGCTCGAGAGCTGTGGTGAACACTGCGGAAGAGGCATTCCCCAGCTCAGGAGTGCCAGCTTCAGAGGCCAGGGCTTCCAGCACTGACCCTAGGATCagaatcctgcctctgccatttGCCAGCCTCGTGGCCCTAAGCAAGTTACTGCACTTCCCAGAACCTCAGcttctctgtctttatttttattttattttaattttattttttgttgttgttgttgagacagagtgttgctctgtcacccaggctggagtgcagtgcagtggagaCAGTAAACATAGTATCCAATAGgcagtttttttttgtctttttttgtttgcgttttgagacagagtttcactttgtcacccaggctggggtgcagtgacgccatcttggctcactgcaacctccgcctcccgggttcaagtgattctcctgcctcagcctcccaagtagctgggatgacaagcacctgccaccacgtccagctaatttctgtatttttagtagagacagggccaggctggtcttaaactcctggcctcaagtgatccacgcacttcggcctcccaaagtgctgggattaagtgTCTTTGTCTTTAAAATGGAGACAGTGATACCTACTTTTAGGCCTGCTATGAGAAGAAAAGAAGCTTATCAATATAGTCTGCATTGTGAAAGgcagaaaagcaaaatattttacagGTTCAGGATGGGGTCAGGACGGGTTCAAATCCCAACGCCACCACTTCCCACCTGTGTGACTTTGGCCAACTTAACTGATCTCTCTGAGCTTTAATACTCAGATAATATAAGTGCGGGCGGATGGTAAAAGTACTAATACCCCTCTCATTAGGACACTGTAAAGATTAAATTAGCCAATGCTTGGCAcagagctggagtgcactgggtgCTCAATTTTAGGCCAGGGGTTCTCACAGGGGGTGATTTTGCCAttgggggacatttggcaatgtctggagacattgttGGTTGTcgtggaggggagagggatacaAGGAGGAGTGCTCCTGTCATCTAGTGGGCAGAGTTCAGGGATACTGCTAAACAACCTtccatgcacaggacagcccccataACACAGAATTCTCTAGACCAAAATGTCAGGAGCACTCAGGTTAAGAAACTGGTCTGAGCACCCCCGTTTTCAGCTGGAAACAAATCTAAGTCCTTGTTCTCAGGGAGCTTGTATTTTATTGTGAGGGACAGGCAATAAAGAAATACGTAAAGGTAAGTtctgcacttaaaaaaataaaggagtaCAGGAATAAATGGAGAGTGGTactttggccaggatggtcagagaagacctctctgaggaggtggcacCTGACTAACTGGACACGGTGATCCATGTAGGTATCTAGGgtaagagcattccaggcagaaaggcaacacgtgcaaaggccctgaggcagggggctggcatgtttAAGAACAGCATGGAGGCCAGTGCTGCAGCTGGAGCAGAGGGGGTGGAGAGAACTGGTGGAGCTGATATCAGGGAGGTAGGCAggggccaggagctggaggccctGGTGCACACTTTGGATTTCATTTCCAGTGAGATGTGCAGCCATTGGCAGGCTTCTGAGCAGTGGGGTAGCATGCGCGCAACACATCTTCCTAAGTATCACTGTGCTATGAGTACCAAGCTGTGGGAGACCCCAGCTAAAGGCATCACACATGGTATCTCCCTTGGAACCTGCCCAGTGGGCTGCCCAAATGTTAATTGCCTCCTTTCTTTAAGGACACAGGGGCTCTCTCTTCTCCCTGGCATGACAGGCAGAGGGATTTGGGAATGTGGTTGAGGAAGAAGGAACTCTGGAATCTCCAGGCTTAGTCATCATCTTAGTCACCCCGACTCCGTCCATGGAAACTGGGGCTCTACAAGGGAAAGGTCAGAGGCAGAAGGAGGCAGGTCGGGGCTGGAAGAAACCGGGAAAGCCAGCTACAAGCCCACCGCAGTTCTCCCGGTTCATGGCTCTTTTCCAAAAGCCCCCAGCTCCTTAAGATTCAGCATTTAGGGAAAGGCTCCTGGATCGGCATTCAGACACTCTGAGGAGGGGCCCGCCGCGTAATTATAGCAACAGCCGCCACTTCCCAGGCCTTACCCTGTTCCCAGCACCCTGCTAAGTGCGTCATCTCAGTgccttcacaacaaccctatgacaGGACTGGGATTCCCGAATTACAGACCAGCAAGCAGAGCACCCAGAGCCGAGCGGCATTGCCAAGAGCCATCCAGCTTGCAAGTGGTAGAACA is from Pan troglodytes isolate AG18354 chromosome 4, NHGRI_mPanTro3-v2.0_pri, whole genome shotgun sequence and encodes:
- the SLC6A7 gene encoding sodium-dependent proline transporter isoform X1; its protein translation is MKKLQGAHLRKPVTPDLLMTPSDQGDVDLDVDFAADRGNWTGKLDFLLSCIGYCVGLGNVWRFPYRAYTNGGGAFLVPYFLMLAICGIPLFFLELSLGQFSSLGPLAVWKISPLFKGAGAAMLLIVGLVAIYYNMIIAYVLFYLFASLTSDLPWEHCGNWWNTELCLEHRVSKDGNGALPLNLTCTVSPSEEYWSRYVLHIQGSQGIGSPGEIRWNLCLCLLLAWVIVFLCILKGVKSSGKVVYFTATFPYLILLMLLVRGVTLPGAWKGIQFYLTPQFHHLLSSKVWIEAALQIFYSLGVGFGGLLTFASYNTFHQNIYRDTFIVTLGNAITSILAGFAIFSVLGYMSQELGVPVDQVAKAGPGLAFVVYPQAMTMLPLSPFWSFLFFFMLLTLGLDSQFAFLETIVTAVTDEFPYYLRPKKAVFSGLICVAMYLMGLILTTDGGMYWLVLLDDYSASFGLMVVVITTCLAVTRVYGIQRFCRDIHMMLGFKPGLYFRACWLFLSPATLLALLVYSIVKYQPSEYGSYRFPPWAELLGILMGLLSCLMIPAGMLVAVLREEGSLWERLQQASRPAMDWGPSLEENRTGMYVATLAGSQSPKPLMVHMRKYGGITSFENTAIEVDREIAEEEESMM
- the SLC6A7 gene encoding sodium-dependent proline transporter isoform X2, with the protein product MLAICGIPLFFLELSLGQFSSLGPLAVWKISPLFKGAGAAMLLIVGLVAIYYNMIIAYVLFYLFASLTSDLPWEHCGNWWNTELCLEHRVSKDGNGALPLNLTCTVSPSEEYWSRYVLHIQGSQGIGSPGEIRWNLCLCLLLAWVIVFLCILKGVKSSGKVVYFTATFPYLILLMLLVRGVTLPGAWKGIQFYLTPQFHHLLSSKVWIEAALQIFYSLGVGFGGLLTFASYNTFHQNIYRDTFIVTLGNAITSILAGFAIFSVLGYMSQELGVPVDQVAKAGPGLAFVVYPQAMTMLPLSPFWSFLFFFMLLTLGLDSQFAFLETIVTAVTDEFPYYLRPKKAVFSGLICVAMYLMGLILTTDGGMYWLVLLDDYSASFGLMVVVITTCLAVTRVYGIQRFCRDIHMMLGFKPGLYFRACWLFLSPATLLALLVYSIVKYQPSEYGSYRFPPWAELLGILMGLLSCLMIPAGMLVAVLREEGSLWERLQQASRPAMDWGPSLEENRTGMYVATLAGSQSPKPLMVHMRKYGGITSFENTAIEVDREIAEEEESMM